From Mus musculus strain C57BL/6J chromosome 17, GRCm38.p6 C57BL/6J, the proteins below share one genomic window:
- the Dennd1c gene encoding DENN domain-containing protein 1C isoform X4, translating into MFDWFFEAGCPNSLEEDPPILRQFPPDFQEQEAMQMVPRFCFPFDIEREPPSPAVQHFTFALTDLVGNRRFGFCRLRAGARSCLCILSHFPWFEVFYKILNNVGDLLAQNQVAEAEELLQNLQQHPLLGPRFSGRSEMDSSITVRSECGILPPALGNSKLLSCFVAPDAASLPSIPENRNLTELVVAVTDENIVGLFAALLAERRVLLTASKLSTLTACVHASCALLYPMRWEHVLIPTLPPHLLDYCCLCPLHSAPMPYLIGVHGSLAERVREKALEDVVVLNADSNTLETPFDDVQALPPDVVSLLRLRLRKVALSPGEGVSRLFLKVQALLFGGYRDALVCIPGQPVTFSEEAFLAQKPGAPLQAFHKKAVHLQLFKQFIESRLEKLNAGEGFSDQFEQEIIACRGASSGTLRSYQLWVDSLKKGSDALLHSMKTKTQPAVRNMYRSAKSGLKGMQNLLTIKDGDSGLQRGGSLRTPSLTSRSDRLQQRLPISQHFGQNRPLRPSRRLKTEEGPSEPLRERSPTLSPGDTQNPWAEDTLDGSFLGSGEELDLLSEILDSLNVETKSGDLQRASQSLDCCQRGAASESCSSLPDIPVGLPWQLEEDKRSQDPQPWSLPGDLSLLQDTPFSEVVSYSKNSCSQPFQQSPPSQGDPGPSLSKLDPRPSQSPCPKLLRVPTRHSPPESPQLLVSTEPNSDAVQRLQSISSPSCSHSAENPRNQPPQVLLGQACVQPLEELGAPTYVSHVSTQQRPQDKQPRVADLKKCFEN; encoded by the exons ATGTTTGACTGGTTCTTTGAAGCTGGCTGCCCCAACTCCCTGGAAGAGG ATCCCCCCATCCTGCGGCAGTTCCCTCCAGACTTCCAGGAGCAG GAAGCCATGCAGATGGTGCCCAGGTTCTGTTTCCCCTTCGACATAGAAAG GGAGCCACCCAGCCCTGCTGTTCAGCATTTCACCTTTGCCCTCACTGACCTGGTGGGCAACCGTAGATTTGGCTTCTGCCGCCTGCGAGCTGGTGCACGGAGTTGTCTCTGTATCCTCAG ccacttTCCCTGGTTTGAAGTGTTCTACAAGATTCTCAATAACGTGGGGGACCTTCTAGCCCAGAACCAA GTCGCCGAGGCTGAAGAACTCCTACAAAACCTACAGCAACACCCACTTCTTGGACCCCGGTTTTCAGGAAGATCAGAGATG GACAGCAGCATCACTGTCCGGAGTGAATGTGGAATCTTGCCTCCTGCCCTGGGGAATAGCAAGCTG ctttcttgttttgtgGCTCCGGATGCCGCCAGCCTGCCATCTATTCCTGAGAAT AGGAACCTCACTGAGCTGGTGGTCGCTGTGACAGATGAGAACATCGTGGGGCTCTTCGCAGCGCTGCTAGCTGAGAGGAGGGTCTTGCTCACTGCCAGCAAGCTCAGCACT CTGACAGCCTGTGTTCACGCATCCTGTGCCCTGCTCTACCCCATGCGCTGGGAGCACGTTCTGATCCCCACTCTACCCCCACACCTACTGGACTACTGCTG TCTGTGTCCTCTCCACAGTGCGCCCATGCCCTACCTCATAGGAGTCCATGGCAGTCTCGCAGAG AGAGTCCGAGAAAAAGCGCTGGAAGATGTTGTGGTGTTGAATGCAGACTCTAACACCCTGGAGACACCCTTTGACGATGTGCAAGCTCTGCCGCCGGATGTG GTATCCCTGCTGAGGCTTCGGCTAAGGAAGGTTGCCCTGAGCCCTGGGGAAGGGGTGTCCCGTCTCTTCCTCAAAGTGCAGGCCCTGCTCTTTGGAGGGTACCGTGATGCCCTTGTCTGCATCCCG GGTCAGCCAGTGACCTTCAGTGAGGAAGCTTTTTTGGCTCAGAAGCCCGGGGCACCCCTGCAGGCATTCCACAAAAAGGCGGTACACTTGCAGCTGTTCAAGCAG TTCATCGAATCCCGACTGGAAAAACTCAATGCTGGGGAAGGCTTCTCAGACCAATTTGAGCAAGAGATCATTGCCTGCCGCGGAGCTTCCTCAG gcACCCTTCGGTCTTACCAGCTCTGGGTAGATAGTCTTAAG AAAGGTAGCGATGCCCTTCTGCATTCAATGAAGACAAAAACCCAACCAGCTGTCAGGAACATGTACCGATCG GCAAAGAGTGGCTTGAAGGGTATGCAGAACCTGCTCACGATTAAG GATGGAGACTCTGGCCTGCAGAGGGGGGGCTCCCTGAGAACCCCAAGCCTCACCAGCCGCTCTGATCGTCTGCAACAGCGCCTGCCTATTAGCCAGCACTTTGGACAG AACAGGCCCCTCCGCCCCAGCAGGAGACTCAAGACTGAAGAGGGACCTTCCGAACCCCTGCGGGAGAG GAGCCCCACCTTGAGCCCTGGGGACACTCAGAACCCCTGGGCAGAAGATACTCTAGATGGCAGCTTTCTGGGGTCTGGAGAAGAGCTGGATCTACTGAGTGAGATTCTAGACAGCCTGAACGTGGAAACCAAGAGTGGCGACCTGCAGAGGGCCAGCCAGAGCTTAGACTGCTGTCAGCGAGGGGCGGCGTCAGAGAGCTGCTCCAGCCTG CCTGACATCCCAGTGGGGTTACCATGGCAACTGGAAGAAGACAAGAGATCCCAGGATCCTCAGCCTTGGTCCCTACCTGGTGACCTGTCACTTCTGCAAGACACCCCATTTTCAGAGGTTGTAAGCTACTCAAAGAACTCCTGTTCTCAGCCATTTCAGCAGAGCCCCCCAAGCCAAGGGGACCCCGGGCCCTCTCTCAGCAAGCTGGATCCTAGACCCTCACAAAGCCCCTGCCCCAAGCTCCTCAGAGTCCCCACTAGGCACAGTCCTCCAGAAAGCCCCCAGCTTCTTGTCTCCACAGAGCCCAACTCTGATGCTGTCCAAAGATTACAATCCATTTCGTCTCCCTCATGCTCTCATTCTGCAGAGAACCCCAGAAACCAGCCTCCCCAGGTCCTCCTGGGCCAGGCTTGTGTACAACCCCTCGAGGAGCTGGGAGCCCCCACTTATGTCTCTCATGTAAGCACGCAGCAAAGGCCACAGGACAAGCAACCTCGAGTTGCTGATCTGAAGAAGTGTTTCGAAAACTAA
- the Dennd1c gene encoding DENN domain-containing protein 1C isoform X6 — MFDWFFEAGCPNSLEEDPPILRQFPPDFQEQEAMQMVPRFCFPFDIEREPPSPAVQHFTFALTDLVGNRRFGFCRLRAGARSCLCILSHFPWFEVFYKILNNVGDLLAQNQVAEAEELLQNLQQHPLLGPRFSGRSEMDSSITVRSECGILPPALGNSKLLSCFVAPDAASLPSIPENRNLTELVVAVTDENIVGLFAALLAERRVLLTASKLSTLTACVHASCALLYPMRWEHVLIPTLPPHLLDYCCAPMPYLIGVHGSLAERVREKALEDVVVLNADSNTLETPFDDVQALPPDVVSLLRLRLRKVALSPGEGVSRLFLKVQALLFGGYRDALVCIPGQPVTFSEEAFLAQKPGAPLQAFHKKAVHLQLFKQFIESRLEKLNAGEGFSDQFEQEIIACRGASSGTLRSYQLWVDSLKKGSDALLHSMKTKTQPAVRNMYRSAKSGLKGMQNLLTIKDGDSGLQRGGSLRTPSLTSRSDRLQQRLPISQHFGQNRPLRPSRRLKTEEGPSEPLRERSPTLSPGDTQNPWAEDTLDGSFLGSGEELDLLSEILDSLNVETKSGDLQRASQSLDCCQRGAASESCSSLPDIPVGLPWQLEEDKRSQDPQPWSLPGDLSLLQDTPFSEVVSYSKNSCSQPFQQSPPSQGDPGPSLSKLDPRPSQSPCPKLLRVPTRHSPPESPQLLVSTEPNSDAVQRLQSISSPSCSHSAENPRNQPPQVLLGQACVQPLEELGAPTYVSHVSTQQRPQDKQPRVADLKKCFEN, encoded by the exons ATGTTTGACTGGTTCTTTGAAGCTGGCTGCCCCAACTCCCTGGAAGAGG ATCCCCCCATCCTGCGGCAGTTCCCTCCAGACTTCCAGGAGCAG GAAGCCATGCAGATGGTGCCCAGGTTCTGTTTCCCCTTCGACATAGAAAG GGAGCCACCCAGCCCTGCTGTTCAGCATTTCACCTTTGCCCTCACTGACCTGGTGGGCAACCGTAGATTTGGCTTCTGCCGCCTGCGAGCTGGTGCACGGAGTTGTCTCTGTATCCTCAG ccacttTCCCTGGTTTGAAGTGTTCTACAAGATTCTCAATAACGTGGGGGACCTTCTAGCCCAGAACCAA GTCGCCGAGGCTGAAGAACTCCTACAAAACCTACAGCAACACCCACTTCTTGGACCCCGGTTTTCAGGAAGATCAGAGATG GACAGCAGCATCACTGTCCGGAGTGAATGTGGAATCTTGCCTCCTGCCCTGGGGAATAGCAAGCTG ctttcttgttttgtgGCTCCGGATGCCGCCAGCCTGCCATCTATTCCTGAGAAT AGGAACCTCACTGAGCTGGTGGTCGCTGTGACAGATGAGAACATCGTGGGGCTCTTCGCAGCGCTGCTAGCTGAGAGGAGGGTCTTGCTCACTGCCAGCAAGCTCAGCACT CTGACAGCCTGTGTTCACGCATCCTGTGCCCTGCTCTACCCCATGCGCTGGGAGCACGTTCTGATCCCCACTCTACCCCCACACCTACTGGACTACTGCTG TGCGCCCATGCCCTACCTCATAGGAGTCCATGGCAGTCTCGCAGAG AGAGTCCGAGAAAAAGCGCTGGAAGATGTTGTGGTGTTGAATGCAGACTCTAACACCCTGGAGACACCCTTTGACGATGTGCAAGCTCTGCCGCCGGATGTG GTATCCCTGCTGAGGCTTCGGCTAAGGAAGGTTGCCCTGAGCCCTGGGGAAGGGGTGTCCCGTCTCTTCCTCAAAGTGCAGGCCCTGCTCTTTGGAGGGTACCGTGATGCCCTTGTCTGCATCCCG GGTCAGCCAGTGACCTTCAGTGAGGAAGCTTTTTTGGCTCAGAAGCCCGGGGCACCCCTGCAGGCATTCCACAAAAAGGCGGTACACTTGCAGCTGTTCAAGCAG TTCATCGAATCCCGACTGGAAAAACTCAATGCTGGGGAAGGCTTCTCAGACCAATTTGAGCAAGAGATCATTGCCTGCCGCGGAGCTTCCTCAG gcACCCTTCGGTCTTACCAGCTCTGGGTAGATAGTCTTAAG AAAGGTAGCGATGCCCTTCTGCATTCAATGAAGACAAAAACCCAACCAGCTGTCAGGAACATGTACCGATCG GCAAAGAGTGGCTTGAAGGGTATGCAGAACCTGCTCACGATTAAG GATGGAGACTCTGGCCTGCAGAGGGGGGGCTCCCTGAGAACCCCAAGCCTCACCAGCCGCTCTGATCGTCTGCAACAGCGCCTGCCTATTAGCCAGCACTTTGGACAG AACAGGCCCCTCCGCCCCAGCAGGAGACTCAAGACTGAAGAGGGACCTTCCGAACCCCTGCGGGAGAG GAGCCCCACCTTGAGCCCTGGGGACACTCAGAACCCCTGGGCAGAAGATACTCTAGATGGCAGCTTTCTGGGGTCTGGAGAAGAGCTGGATCTACTGAGTGAGATTCTAGACAGCCTGAACGTGGAAACCAAGAGTGGCGACCTGCAGAGGGCCAGCCAGAGCTTAGACTGCTGTCAGCGAGGGGCGGCGTCAGAGAGCTGCTCCAGCCTG CCTGACATCCCAGTGGGGTTACCATGGCAACTGGAAGAAGACAAGAGATCCCAGGATCCTCAGCCTTGGTCCCTACCTGGTGACCTGTCACTTCTGCAAGACACCCCATTTTCAGAGGTTGTAAGCTACTCAAAGAACTCCTGTTCTCAGCCATTTCAGCAGAGCCCCCCAAGCCAAGGGGACCCCGGGCCCTCTCTCAGCAAGCTGGATCCTAGACCCTCACAAAGCCCCTGCCCCAAGCTCCTCAGAGTCCCCACTAGGCACAGTCCTCCAGAAAGCCCCCAGCTTCTTGTCTCCACAGAGCCCAACTCTGATGCTGTCCAAAGATTACAATCCATTTCGTCTCCCTCATGCTCTCATTCTGCAGAGAACCCCAGAAACCAGCCTCCCCAGGTCCTCCTGGGCCAGGCTTGTGTACAACCCCTCGAGGAGCTGGGAGCCCCCACTTATGTCTCTCATGTAAGCACGCAGCAAAGGCCACAGGACAAGCAACCTCGAGTTGCTGATCTGAAGAAGTGTTTCGAAAACTAA
- the Dennd1c gene encoding DENN domain-containing protein 1C isoform X9 produces MRWEHVLIPTLPPHLLDYCCLCPLHSAPMPYLIGVHGSLAERVREKALEDVVVLNADSNTLETPFDDVQALPPDVVSLLRLRLRKVALSPGEGVSRLFLKVQALLFGGYRDALVCIPGQPVTFSEEAFLAQKPGAPLQAFHKKAVHLQLFKQFIESRLEKLNAGEGFSDQFEQEIIACRGASSGTLRSYQLWVDSLKKGSDALLHSMKTKTQPAVRNMYRSAKSGLKGMQNLLTIKDGDSGLQRGGSLRTPSLTSRSDRLQQRLPISQHFGQNRPLRPSRRLKTEEGPSEPLRERSPTLSPGDTQNPWAEDTLDGSFLGSGEELDLLSEILDSLNVETKSGDLQRASQSLDCCQRGAASESCSSLPDIPVGLPWQLEEDKRSQDPQPWSLPGDLSLLQDTPFSEVVSYSKNSCSQPFQQSPPSQGDPGPSLSKLDPRPSQSPCPKLLRVPTRHSPPESPQLLVSTEPNSDAVQRLQSISSPSCSHSAENPRNQPPQVLLGQACVQPLEELGAPTYVSHVSTQQRPQDKQPRVADLKKCFEN; encoded by the exons ATGCGCTGGGAGCACGTTCTGATCCCCACTCTACCCCCACACCTACTGGACTACTGCTG TCTGTGTCCTCTCCACAGTGCGCCCATGCCCTACCTCATAGGAGTCCATGGCAGTCTCGCAGAG AGAGTCCGAGAAAAAGCGCTGGAAGATGTTGTGGTGTTGAATGCAGACTCTAACACCCTGGAGACACCCTTTGACGATGTGCAAGCTCTGCCGCCGGATGTG GTATCCCTGCTGAGGCTTCGGCTAAGGAAGGTTGCCCTGAGCCCTGGGGAAGGGGTGTCCCGTCTCTTCCTCAAAGTGCAGGCCCTGCTCTTTGGAGGGTACCGTGATGCCCTTGTCTGCATCCCG GGTCAGCCAGTGACCTTCAGTGAGGAAGCTTTTTTGGCTCAGAAGCCCGGGGCACCCCTGCAGGCATTCCACAAAAAGGCGGTACACTTGCAGCTGTTCAAGCAG TTCATCGAATCCCGACTGGAAAAACTCAATGCTGGGGAAGGCTTCTCAGACCAATTTGAGCAAGAGATCATTGCCTGCCGCGGAGCTTCCTCAG gcACCCTTCGGTCTTACCAGCTCTGGGTAGATAGTCTTAAG AAAGGTAGCGATGCCCTTCTGCATTCAATGAAGACAAAAACCCAACCAGCTGTCAGGAACATGTACCGATCG GCAAAGAGTGGCTTGAAGGGTATGCAGAACCTGCTCACGATTAAG GATGGAGACTCTGGCCTGCAGAGGGGGGGCTCCCTGAGAACCCCAAGCCTCACCAGCCGCTCTGATCGTCTGCAACAGCGCCTGCCTATTAGCCAGCACTTTGGACAG AACAGGCCCCTCCGCCCCAGCAGGAGACTCAAGACTGAAGAGGGACCTTCCGAACCCCTGCGGGAGAG GAGCCCCACCTTGAGCCCTGGGGACACTCAGAACCCCTGGGCAGAAGATACTCTAGATGGCAGCTTTCTGGGGTCTGGAGAAGAGCTGGATCTACTGAGTGAGATTCTAGACAGCCTGAACGTGGAAACCAAGAGTGGCGACCTGCAGAGGGCCAGCCAGAGCTTAGACTGCTGTCAGCGAGGGGCGGCGTCAGAGAGCTGCTCCAGCCTG CCTGACATCCCAGTGGGGTTACCATGGCAACTGGAAGAAGACAAGAGATCCCAGGATCCTCAGCCTTGGTCCCTACCTGGTGACCTGTCACTTCTGCAAGACACCCCATTTTCAGAGGTTGTAAGCTACTCAAAGAACTCCTGTTCTCAGCCATTTCAGCAGAGCCCCCCAAGCCAAGGGGACCCCGGGCCCTCTCTCAGCAAGCTGGATCCTAGACCCTCACAAAGCCCCTGCCCCAAGCTCCTCAGAGTCCCCACTAGGCACAGTCCTCCAGAAAGCCCCCAGCTTCTTGTCTCCACAGAGCCCAACTCTGATGCTGTCCAAAGATTACAATCCATTTCGTCTCCCTCATGCTCTCATTCTGCAGAGAACCCCAGAAACCAGCCTCCCCAGGTCCTCCTGGGCCAGGCTTGTGTACAACCCCTCGAGGAGCTGGGAGCCCCCACTTATGTCTCTCATGTAAGCACGCAGCAAAGGCCACAGGACAAGCAACCTCGAGTTGCTGATCTGAAGAAGTGTTTCGAAAACTAA
- the Dennd1c gene encoding DENN domain-containing protein 1C isoform 2 (isoform 2 is encoded by transcript variant 2) gives MGSTETRHPPAMFDWFFEAGCPNSLEEDPPILRQFPPDFQEQEAMQMVPRFCFPFDIEREPPSPAVQHFTFALTDLVGNRRFGFCRLRAGARSCLCILSHFPWFEVFYKILNNVGDLLAQNQVAEAEELLQNLQQHPLLGPRFSGRSEMDSSITVRSECGILPPALGNSKLLSCFVAPDAASLPSIPENRNLTELVVAVTDENIVGLFAALLAERRVLLTASKLSTLTACVHASCALLYPMRWEHVLIPTLPPHLLDYCCLCPLHSAPMPYLIGVHGSLAERVREKALEDVVVLNADSNTLETPFDDVQALPPDVVSLLRLRLRKVALSPGEGVSRLFLKVQALLFGGYRDALVCIPGQPVTFSEEAFLAQKPGAPLQAFHKKAVHLQLFKQFIESRLEKLNAGEGFSDQFEQEIIACRGASSGTLRSYQLWVDSLKKGSDALLHSMKTKTQPAVRNMYRSAKSGLKGMQNLLTIKDGDSGLQRGGSLRTPSLTSRSDRLQQRLPISQHFGQNRPLRPSRRLKTEEGPSEPLRERSPTLSPGDTQNPWAEDTLDGSFLGSGEELDLLSEILDSLNVETKSGDLQRASQSLDCCQRGAASESCSSLPDIPVGLPWQLEEDKRSQDPQPWSLPGDLSLLQDTPFSEVVSYSKNSCSQPFQQSPPSQGDPGPSLSKLDPRPSQSPCPKLLRVPTRHSPPESPQLLVSTEPNSDAVQRLQSISSPSCSHSAENPRNQPPQVLLGQACVQPLEELGAPTYVSHVSTQQRPQDKQPRVADLKKCFEN, from the exons ATGGGATCCACAGAGAC AAGGCATCCCCCTGCCATGTTTGACTGGTTCTTTGAAGCTGGCTGCCCCAACTCCCTGGAAGAGG ATCCCCCCATCCTGCGGCAGTTCCCTCCAGACTTCCAGGAGCAG GAAGCCATGCAGATGGTGCCCAGGTTCTGTTTCCCCTTCGACATAGAAAG GGAGCCACCCAGCCCTGCTGTTCAGCATTTCACCTTTGCCCTCACTGACCTGGTGGGCAACCGTAGATTTGGCTTCTGCCGCCTGCGAGCTGGTGCACGGAGTTGTCTCTGTATCCTCAG ccacttTCCCTGGTTTGAAGTGTTCTACAAGATTCTCAATAACGTGGGGGACCTTCTAGCCCAGAACCAA GTCGCCGAGGCTGAAGAACTCCTACAAAACCTACAGCAACACCCACTTCTTGGACCCCGGTTTTCAGGAAGATCAGAGATG GACAGCAGCATCACTGTCCGGAGTGAATGTGGAATCTTGCCTCCTGCCCTGGGGAATAGCAAGCTG ctttcttgttttgtgGCTCCGGATGCCGCCAGCCTGCCATCTATTCCTGAGAAT AGGAACCTCACTGAGCTGGTGGTCGCTGTGACAGATGAGAACATCGTGGGGCTCTTCGCAGCGCTGCTAGCTGAGAGGAGGGTCTTGCTCACTGCCAGCAAGCTCAGCACT CTGACAGCCTGTGTTCACGCATCCTGTGCCCTGCTCTACCCCATGCGCTGGGAGCACGTTCTGATCCCCACTCTACCCCCACACCTACTGGACTACTGCTG TCTGTGTCCTCTCCACAGTGCGCCCATGCCCTACCTCATAGGAGTCCATGGCAGTCTCGCAGAG AGAGTCCGAGAAAAAGCGCTGGAAGATGTTGTGGTGTTGAATGCAGACTCTAACACCCTGGAGACACCCTTTGACGATGTGCAAGCTCTGCCGCCGGATGTG GTATCCCTGCTGAGGCTTCGGCTAAGGAAGGTTGCCCTGAGCCCTGGGGAAGGGGTGTCCCGTCTCTTCCTCAAAGTGCAGGCCCTGCTCTTTGGAGGGTACCGTGATGCCCTTGTCTGCATCCCG GGTCAGCCAGTGACCTTCAGTGAGGAAGCTTTTTTGGCTCAGAAGCCCGGGGCACCCCTGCAGGCATTCCACAAAAAGGCGGTACACTTGCAGCTGTTCAAGCAG TTCATCGAATCCCGACTGGAAAAACTCAATGCTGGGGAAGGCTTCTCAGACCAATTTGAGCAAGAGATCATTGCCTGCCGCGGAGCTTCCTCAG gcACCCTTCGGTCTTACCAGCTCTGGGTAGATAGTCTTAAG AAAGGTAGCGATGCCCTTCTGCATTCAATGAAGACAAAAACCCAACCAGCTGTCAGGAACATGTACCGATCG GCAAAGAGTGGCTTGAAGGGTATGCAGAACCTGCTCACGATTAAG GATGGAGACTCTGGCCTGCAGAGGGGGGGCTCCCTGAGAACCCCAAGCCTCACCAGCCGCTCTGATCGTCTGCAACAGCGCCTGCCTATTAGCCAGCACTTTGGACAG AACAGGCCCCTCCGCCCCAGCAGGAGACTCAAGACTGAAGAGGGACCTTCCGAACCCCTGCGGGAGAG GAGCCCCACCTTGAGCCCTGGGGACACTCAGAACCCCTGGGCAGAAGATACTCTAGATGGCAGCTTTCTGGGGTCTGGAGAAGAGCTGGATCTACTGAGTGAGATTCTAGACAGCCTGAACGTGGAAACCAAGAGTGGCGACCTGCAGAGGGCCAGCCAGAGCTTAGACTGCTGTCAGCGAGGGGCGGCGTCAGAGAGCTGCTCCAGCCTG CCTGACATCCCAGTGGGGTTACCATGGCAACTGGAAGAAGACAAGAGATCCCAGGATCCTCAGCCTTGGTCCCTACCTGGTGACCTGTCACTTCTGCAAGACACCCCATTTTCAGAGGTTGTAAGCTACTCAAAGAACTCCTGTTCTCAGCCATTTCAGCAGAGCCCCCCAAGCCAAGGGGACCCCGGGCCCTCTCTCAGCAAGCTGGATCCTAGACCCTCACAAAGCCCCTGCCCCAAGCTCCTCAGAGTCCCCACTAGGCACAGTCCTCCAGAAAGCCCCCAGCTTCTTGTCTCCACAGAGCCCAACTCTGATGCTGTCCAAAGATTACAATCCATTTCGTCTCCCTCATGCTCTCATTCTGCAGAGAACCCCAGAAACCAGCCTCCCCAGGTCCTCCTGGGCCAGGCTTGTGTACAACCCCTCGAGGAGCTGGGAGCCCCCACTTATGTCTCTCATGTAAGCACGCAGCAAAGGCCACAGGACAAGCAACCTCGAGTTGCTGATCTGAAGAAGTGTTTCGAAAACTAA
- the Dennd1c gene encoding DENN domain-containing protein 1C isoform 3 (isoform 3 is encoded by transcript variant 3) yields MGSTETRHPPAMFDWFFEAGCPNSLEEDPPILRQFPPDFQEQEAMQMVPRFCFPFDIEREPPSPAVQHFTFALTDLVGNRRFGFCRLRAGARSCLCILSHFPWFEVFYKILNNVGDLLAQNQVAEAEELLQNLQQHPLLGPRFSGRSEMDSSITVRSECGILPPALGNSKLLSCFVAPDAASLPSIPENRNLTELVVAVTDENIVGLFAALLAERRVLLTASKLSTLTACVHASCALLYPMRWEHVLIPTLPPHLLDYCCLCPLHSAPMPYLIGVHGSLAERVREKALEDVVVLNADSNTLETPFDDVQALPPDVSLLRLRLRKVALSPGEGVSRLFLKVQALLFGGYRDALVCIPGQPVTFSEEAFLAQKPGAPLQAFHKKAVHLQLFKQFIESRLEKLNAGEGFSDQFEQEIIACRGASSGTLRSYQLWVDSLKKGSDALLHSMKTKTQPAVRNMYRSAKSGLKGMQNLLTIKDGDSGLQRGGSLRTPSLTSRSDRLQQRLPISQHFGQNRPLRPSRRLKTEEGPSEPLRERSPTLSPGDTQNPWAEDTLDGSFLGSGEELDLLSEILDSLNVETKSGDLQRASQSLDCCQRGAASESCSSLPDIPVGLPWQLEEDKRSQDPQPWSLPGDLSLLQDTPFSEVVSYSKNSCSQPFQQSPPSQGDPGPSLSKLDPRPSQSPCPKLLRVPTRHSPPESPQLLVSTEPNSDAVQRLQSISSPSCSHSAENPRNQPPQVLLGQACVQPLEELGAPTYVSHVSTQQRPQDKQPRVADLKKCFEN; encoded by the exons ATGGGATCCACAGAGAC AAGGCATCCCCCTGCCATGTTTGACTGGTTCTTTGAAGCTGGCTGCCCCAACTCCCTGGAAGAGG ATCCCCCCATCCTGCGGCAGTTCCCTCCAGACTTCCAGGAGCAG GAAGCCATGCAGATGGTGCCCAGGTTCTGTTTCCCCTTCGACATAGAAAG GGAGCCACCCAGCCCTGCTGTTCAGCATTTCACCTTTGCCCTCACTGACCTGGTGGGCAACCGTAGATTTGGCTTCTGCCGCCTGCGAGCTGGTGCACGGAGTTGTCTCTGTATCCTCAG ccacttTCCCTGGTTTGAAGTGTTCTACAAGATTCTCAATAACGTGGGGGACCTTCTAGCCCAGAACCAA GTCGCCGAGGCTGAAGAACTCCTACAAAACCTACAGCAACACCCACTTCTTGGACCCCGGTTTTCAGGAAGATCAGAGATG GACAGCAGCATCACTGTCCGGAGTGAATGTGGAATCTTGCCTCCTGCCCTGGGGAATAGCAAGCTG ctttcttgttttgtgGCTCCGGATGCCGCCAGCCTGCCATCTATTCCTGAGAAT AGGAACCTCACTGAGCTGGTGGTCGCTGTGACAGATGAGAACATCGTGGGGCTCTTCGCAGCGCTGCTAGCTGAGAGGAGGGTCTTGCTCACTGCCAGCAAGCTCAGCACT CTGACAGCCTGTGTTCACGCATCCTGTGCCCTGCTCTACCCCATGCGCTGGGAGCACGTTCTGATCCCCACTCTACCCCCACACCTACTGGACTACTGCTG TCTGTGTCCTCTCCACAGTGCGCCCATGCCCTACCTCATAGGAGTCCATGGCAGTCTCGCAGAG AGAGTCCGAGAAAAAGCGCTGGAAGATGTTGTGGTGTTGAATGCAGACTCTAACACCCTGGAGACACCCTTTGACGATGTGCAAGCTCTGCCGCCGGAT GTATCCCTGCTGAGGCTTCGGCTAAGGAAGGTTGCCCTGAGCCCTGGGGAAGGGGTGTCCCGTCTCTTCCTCAAAGTGCAGGCCCTGCTCTTTGGAGGGTACCGTGATGCCCTTGTCTGCATCCCG GGTCAGCCAGTGACCTTCAGTGAGGAAGCTTTTTTGGCTCAGAAGCCCGGGGCACCCCTGCAGGCATTCCACAAAAAGGCGGTACACTTGCAGCTGTTCAAGCAG TTCATCGAATCCCGACTGGAAAAACTCAATGCTGGGGAAGGCTTCTCAGACCAATTTGAGCAAGAGATCATTGCCTGCCGCGGAGCTTCCTCAG gcACCCTTCGGTCTTACCAGCTCTGGGTAGATAGTCTTAAG AAAGGTAGCGATGCCCTTCTGCATTCAATGAAGACAAAAACCCAACCAGCTGTCAGGAACATGTACCGATCG GCAAAGAGTGGCTTGAAGGGTATGCAGAACCTGCTCACGATTAAG GATGGAGACTCTGGCCTGCAGAGGGGGGGCTCCCTGAGAACCCCAAGCCTCACCAGCCGCTCTGATCGTCTGCAACAGCGCCTGCCTATTAGCCAGCACTTTGGACAG AACAGGCCCCTCCGCCCCAGCAGGAGACTCAAGACTGAAGAGGGACCTTCCGAACCCCTGCGGGAGAG GAGCCCCACCTTGAGCCCTGGGGACACTCAGAACCCCTGGGCAGAAGATACTCTAGATGGCAGCTTTCTGGGGTCTGGAGAAGAGCTGGATCTACTGAGTGAGATTCTAGACAGCCTGAACGTGGAAACCAAGAGTGGCGACCTGCAGAGGGCCAGCCAGAGCTTAGACTGCTGTCAGCGAGGGGCGGCGTCAGAGAGCTGCTCCAGCCTG CCTGACATCCCAGTGGGGTTACCATGGCAACTGGAAGAAGACAAGAGATCCCAGGATCCTCAGCCTTGGTCCCTACCTGGTGACCTGTCACTTCTGCAAGACACCCCATTTTCAGAGGTTGTAAGCTACTCAAAGAACTCCTGTTCTCAGCCATTTCAGCAGAGCCCCCCAAGCCAAGGGGACCCCGGGCCCTCTCTCAGCAAGCTGGATCCTAGACCCTCACAAAGCCCCTGCCCCAAGCTCCTCAGAGTCCCCACTAGGCACAGTCCTCCAGAAAGCCCCCAGCTTCTTGTCTCCACAGAGCCCAACTCTGATGCTGTCCAAAGATTACAATCCATTTCGTCTCCCTCATGCTCTCATTCTGCAGAGAACCCCAGAAACCAGCCTCCCCAGGTCCTCCTGGGCCAGGCTTGTGTACAACCCCTCGAGGAGCTGGGAGCCCCCACTTATGTCTCTCATGTAAGCACGCAGCAAAGGCCACAGGACAAGCAACCTCGAGTTGCTGATCTGAAGAAGTGTTTCGAAAACTAA